A window from Synechococcus sp. RSCCF101 encodes these proteins:
- a CDS encoding isoprenyl transferase, whose product MSRLPAPPSTDPGSSLSGGTEVTPRPADLDPARLPRHIAVIMDGNGRWAARRGLPRVMGHRAGVATLKRMVRLCSDWGVGALTAYAFSTENWSRPGEEVNFLMTLFERVLSSEIDALVSEGVRIRFLGDLEALPASLQKSIDGATRRTATNSGIHFNVCTNYGSRRELVRAAQRLARRVCNGELDPEAISETDLAAELHTAGESDPDLLIRTSGEQRLSNFLLWQLAYAEIHITDVLWPDFDRACLASALRDYQGRQRRFGGVMTS is encoded by the coding sequence ATGAGCCGTCTCCCGGCCCCTCCCTCCACCGATCCCGGCTCCTCCCTCTCCGGGGGCACGGAGGTGACGCCCCGCCCGGCTGATCTGGACCCGGCCCGCCTGCCGCGCCACATCGCGGTGATCATGGATGGCAATGGTCGCTGGGCCGCCCGGCGGGGTCTGCCGCGGGTGATGGGTCACAGGGCGGGCGTCGCCACCCTCAAGCGCATGGTGCGGCTCTGCAGCGACTGGGGGGTGGGTGCCCTGACCGCCTATGCCTTCTCCACCGAGAACTGGTCCCGTCCGGGGGAGGAGGTGAACTTCCTGATGACCCTCTTCGAGCGGGTGCTCAGCAGCGAGATCGACGCCCTGGTGAGTGAGGGCGTGCGCATCCGGTTCCTCGGTGATCTCGAGGCGCTGCCGGCAAGCCTGCAGAAGAGCATCGACGGGGCCACACGTCGCACCGCGACCAACAGCGGCATCCACTTCAACGTCTGCACCAACTACGGCTCGCGGCGGGAACTGGTGCGCGCCGCGCAGCGGCTGGCCCGGCGGGTCTGCAACGGGGAGCTCGATCCGGAGGCCATCAGCGAAACCGATCTGGCGGCCGAGCTCCACACCGCTGGCGAGAGCGATCCGGATCTGCTGATCCGCACCAGCGGTGAGCAGCGGCTGAGCAACTTTCTGCTCTGGCAGCTCGCCTACGCCGAGATCCACATCACCGATGTGCTCTGGCCGGATTTCGATCGGGCCTGCCTGGCGTCCGCCCTGCGGGACTACCAGGGCCGACAGCGGCGCTTCGGCGGTGTGATGACCAGCTGA
- the bioB gene encoding biotin synthase BioB, translated as MVTSSCPPIPQRQCHDWTLEAIEALLDAPLLDLLWQAQQVHREAHPEGYRVQLASLLSVRTGGCEEDCAYCSQSIHHSSDVTGQPALEVEAVLERAQAARRAGAHRFCMGWAWRQIRDGAPFESMLAMVRGVRALGMEACVTAGMLTESQARRLAEAGLTAYNHNLDTGPGHYERITSTRTYQERLETLARVRQAGISLCCGGIIGMGESRRDRAALLQVLASLDPHPESVPINALVAVPGTPLEGQPPVDPLDLVRMVAVARILMPTSRVRLSAGRDQLSREAQILCLQAGADSIFYGEALLTTGNPEVEADRALLAAAGVAVDDAGT; from the coding sequence ATGGTCACCAGCTCCTGCCCTCCGATCCCGCAGCGTCAATGCCACGACTGGACGCTCGAGGCCATCGAGGCGTTGCTGGACGCGCCCCTGCTCGATCTGCTCTGGCAGGCCCAGCAGGTGCATCGCGAGGCGCATCCCGAGGGCTACCGGGTGCAGCTGGCCTCCCTGTTGAGCGTGCGCACCGGCGGCTGCGAGGAGGACTGTGCCTACTGCTCCCAGTCGATCCATCACAGCAGCGATGTGACGGGCCAGCCGGCGCTCGAGGTGGAGGCGGTGCTCGAGCGGGCGCAGGCGGCCCGCCGGGCCGGGGCCCATCGCTTCTGCATGGGCTGGGCCTGGCGCCAGATTCGCGACGGAGCTCCCTTCGAGAGCATGCTCGCCATGGTGCGTGGCGTCAGGGCCCTCGGGATGGAGGCCTGCGTCACCGCCGGCATGCTCACCGAGAGCCAGGCCCGCCGCCTGGCTGAGGCCGGCCTGACGGCCTACAACCACAACCTCGACACCGGCCCCGGCCACTACGAGCGGATCACCAGCACGCGCACCTACCAGGAGCGTCTGGAGACCCTGGCCCGGGTGCGGCAGGCGGGGATCAGCCTCTGCTGCGGCGGCATCATCGGCATGGGGGAATCCCGTCGCGATCGGGCCGCCCTGCTCCAGGTGCTCGCCAGCCTCGATCCCCATCCCGAGAGCGTACCGATCAACGCCCTGGTGGCCGTTCCCGGCACCCCGCTGGAGGGGCAGCCACCGGTGGATCCGCTGGATCTGGTCCGGATGGTGGCCGTGGCCCGGATTCTGATGCCCACCAGCCGCGTGCGGCTGAGCGCCGGCCGCGATCAGCTGAGCCGGGAGGCCCAGATCCTCTGCCTCCAGGCCGGCGCCGACTCGATCTTCTACGGCGAGGCCCTGCTCACCACGGGCAACCCGGAGGTGGAGGCCGATCGCGCTCTGCTGGCGGCTGCGGGCGTCGCGGTGGACGATGCCGGCACCTGA
- the lipA gene encoding lipoyl synthase has product MAIERPRSRYSSIPVGERLPPWLRRPLGEATAIARVQSAVKSGGLHTICEEGRCPNRGECYAAGTATFLLGGSICTRSCAFCQVDKGRAPEPVDSGEGDRIAAAVADLGLRYVVLTAVARDDLPDHGATLFTAAMTAIRRRSAAVGIEVLTPDFWGGHADPARAVSSQRDRLATVLAARPACFNHNLETVQRLQGVVRRGATYRRSLDLLAAAAELAPEIPTKSGLMLGLGEERDEVIKTLHDLRSVGCRRLTLGQYLRPSLAHLPVSRYWPPEAFEELGAVARAMGFEQVRSGPLVRSSYHAGEDSVAAAGAPQAGQ; this is encoded by the coding sequence ATGGCGATCGAGAGACCGAGGAGCCGCTACAGCAGCATCCCCGTCGGGGAGAGGCTGCCGCCCTGGCTGCGGCGGCCCCTCGGCGAGGCCACGGCAATCGCACGGGTGCAGTCCGCGGTCAAGAGCGGCGGGCTGCACACCATCTGCGAGGAGGGGCGATGCCCCAACCGGGGAGAGTGCTACGCCGCCGGCACGGCCACCTTTCTTCTGGGCGGTTCGATCTGCACCCGCAGCTGCGCCTTCTGCCAGGTGGACAAGGGCCGGGCACCGGAGCCGGTGGACAGCGGCGAGGGCGATCGCATCGCGGCAGCCGTGGCGGACCTGGGACTCCGCTACGTGGTGCTCACCGCCGTCGCTCGCGACGACCTGCCGGATCACGGTGCCACCCTGTTCACCGCGGCGATGACGGCGATCCGACGCCGATCCGCCGCGGTGGGGATCGAGGTGCTCACACCCGATTTCTGGGGCGGTCATGCCGATCCGGCCCGGGCGGTGAGCAGCCAGCGCGACCGCCTGGCGACGGTGCTGGCGGCCCGCCCAGCCTGTTTCAACCACAACCTCGAGACCGTGCAGCGGCTGCAGGGGGTGGTGCGGCGTGGCGCCACCTACCGGCGCTCGCTGGATCTGCTGGCCGCCGCGGCGGAGCTGGCACCGGAGATCCCCACCAAATCCGGCCTGATGCTGGGTCTCGGGGAGGAGCGCGATGAGGTGATCAAGACCCTGCACGACCTGCGCTCGGTGGGCTGCCGGCGCCTGACCCTGGGCCAGTACCTGCGCCCCTCCCTGGCCCATCTGCCGGTGAGCCGCTACTGGCCTCCCGAGGCGTTCGAGGAGCTGGGGGCGGTGGCACGGGCGATGGGCTTCGAGCAGGTGCGCAGCGGACCGCTGGTGCGCAGCAGCTATCACGCCGGCGAGGACTCCGTGGCGGCAGCCGGAGCACCGCAGGCCGGGCAGTAA
- the recR gene encoding recombination mediator RecR translates to MIDQFERLPGIGPRTAQRLALHLLRQPEEQSRAFADALLAAREQVGQCRECFHLSADPRCEICRSDARQTDLLCVVADSRDLLALERTREYPGLYHVLGGLISPMDGIGPDLLQVTSLVERVHRLQPREVILALTPSVEGDTTSLYLAGLLRPFTSVSRIAYGLPMGSELEYADEITLSRALEGRQPVT, encoded by the coding sequence CTGATCGATCAGTTCGAGCGGCTGCCCGGCATCGGACCGCGCACGGCCCAGCGGCTGGCCCTGCATCTGCTGCGGCAGCCCGAGGAGCAGAGCCGGGCCTTCGCCGATGCTCTGCTGGCAGCCCGGGAGCAGGTTGGCCAGTGCCGCGAGTGCTTCCATCTCTCGGCCGATCCCCGCTGCGAGATCTGCCGCAGCGATGCCCGCCAGACGGATCTGCTCTGCGTGGTCGCCGACTCGCGCGATCTGCTCGCCCTGGAGCGGACCCGCGAGTACCCGGGGCTCTACCACGTGCTCGGAGGTCTGATCTCACCGATGGACGGCATCGGGCCTGACCTGCTTCAGGTGACGAGCCTGGTGGAGCGGGTGCACCGGCTCCAGCCCCGCGAGGTCATCCTGGCCCTCACTCCCAGCGTGGAGGGGGACACCACCAGCCTCTACCTGGCCGGTTTGCTCCGGCCCTTCACCAGCGTGAGTCGCATCGCCTACGGCCTGCCCATGGGAAGCGAGCTGGAATACGCCGATGAGATCACCCTCTCGCGGGCCCTCGAGGGCCGCCAACCGGTGACCTGA
- the psbP gene encoding photosystem II reaction center PsbP produces the protein MTRLLDLWHRQLRRCRRGLPGLALALLLILPLAACSGTSAGFNSYQSPDGRYAFLYPTGWTRVQVSGGPRLVFHDLINSDETVSLVISDLDEQDSRLEDLGSAVAVGERLRRQVIAPAGSGRSADLIEARERSGSGHTFYDLEFAVHLADRDRHELATVVVDRGRLYTLAASTNEVRWPKVKGLFEQVITSFTLLI, from the coding sequence ATGACCCGTCTGCTTGATCTGTGGCACCGACAGCTCAGGCGCTGCCGGCGTGGGCTGCCCGGCCTGGCGCTGGCCCTGCTGCTGATCCTGCCGCTGGCGGCCTGCAGCGGCACCTCAGCCGGCTTCAACTCCTACCAGAGCCCGGACGGGCGCTATGCCTTCCTCTACCCCACCGGCTGGACCCGCGTGCAGGTGAGCGGGGGCCCGCGGCTGGTGTTTCACGATCTGATCAACAGCGATGAGACCGTCAGCCTGGTGATCTCGGACCTCGACGAGCAGGACTCGCGGCTCGAGGACCTCGGCAGCGCGGTGGCGGTGGGTGAGCGACTGCGGCGCCAGGTGATCGCTCCAGCCGGCAGCGGCCGTTCGGCCGATCTGATCGAGGCGCGTGAGCGCAGCGGCAGCGGCCACACCTTCTACGACCTGGAGTTCGCCGTGCACCTCGCCGACCGCGACCGGCATGAGCTGGCCACCGTGGTGGTGGACCGGGGCCGGCTCTACACCCTGGCGGCCAGCACCAACGAGGTGCGCTGGCCGAAGGTGAAGGGGCTGTTCGAGCAGGTGATCACGTCCTTCACCCTGCTGATCTGA
- a CDS encoding NHLP bacteriocin system secretion protein, whose translation MVRSVPRLSGWPPPRLSRLSGHGRVGLAQGAMALAFVGWALLWPVPTEVVGQGVLIVPDGAGILNARAGGQVRELAVAVGDPVRRGQVLMQLDLPVLEQQLARQRGNLDQLERQNGALDRRDALRLSTERTALDTALAKLDDDERRLQQLRSTYEQKLESLEWLSERAVVAPLSAAVVGAEAGLTATAVSLDDLAIERTNLLTSFQAVKLAIETEQLQRRYRIDDLRRELRVSEARLAFDGTVTAPRDGHVLDLQVIPGQTIATGARLGTIGRPLPQAAAAPLRQEGLEAVAYFAPADARRLRPGLPVEVVPLWQQRGRFGGIEGRVRSVLSLPASEEDISTTVGNAQLARELLQGGPVMRVQISLDTDDRSLDGYRWTLSRGSAVFPVREGLTVAGHAYVEWRSPGSYVLPGLRTLTGGYRSPGIDRQSDRPALRQPGSLP comes from the coding sequence ATGGTCCGCTCGGTTCCCCGCCTGTCCGGTTGGCCTCCGCCGCGCCTGTCCCGCCTGAGCGGGCACGGCCGGGTGGGTCTGGCCCAGGGCGCCATGGCGCTGGCCTTCGTGGGCTGGGCCCTGCTCTGGCCCGTGCCCACCGAGGTGGTGGGACAGGGTGTGCTGATCGTTCCTGATGGAGCCGGGATCCTCAACGCCCGTGCCGGAGGACAGGTACGGGAGCTGGCCGTGGCGGTCGGGGATCCGGTGCGTCGCGGCCAGGTGCTGATGCAGCTCGACCTGCCGGTGCTCGAGCAGCAGCTGGCCAGGCAACGCGGCAACCTGGACCAGCTGGAGCGTCAGAACGGGGCGCTCGACCGCCGTGATGCGCTGCGTCTCAGCACGGAACGCACGGCCCTGGACACGGCGCTGGCCAAGCTCGATGACGACGAGCGGCGTCTGCAGCAGCTCCGCAGCACCTACGAGCAGAAGCTGGAGAGCCTGGAGTGGCTCTCCGAACGCGCGGTGGTGGCCCCTCTCTCCGCCGCGGTGGTGGGAGCGGAGGCCGGCCTCACCGCCACCGCCGTGAGCCTGGATGACCTGGCGATCGAGCGCACCAACCTGCTCACCTCCTTTCAGGCGGTGAAGCTGGCGATCGAGACCGAGCAGCTGCAGCGCCGCTATCGCATCGATGACCTGCGGCGGGAGCTGCGGGTCAGTGAGGCCCGGCTCGCCTTCGACGGCACGGTGACGGCCCCGCGCGACGGCCATGTGCTCGACCTCCAGGTGATCCCGGGTCAGACCATCGCCACGGGTGCCCGGCTGGGGACGATCGGCCGGCCGCTGCCCCAGGCCGCCGCCGCGCCGCTGCGGCAGGAGGGGCTCGAGGCGGTGGCCTACTTCGCCCCGGCCGATGCCCGTCGCCTCCGCCCCGGACTGCCGGTTGAGGTGGTGCCGCTCTGGCAGCAGCGCGGCCGGTTCGGGGGCATCGAAGGCCGGGTCCGCAGCGTGCTCAGCCTGCCCGCCAGCGAGGAGGACATCAGCACCACGGTTGGCAATGCCCAGCTGGCGCGTGAGCTGCTCCAGGGCGGGCCCGTGATGCGGGTGCAGATCAGCCTGGACACCGATGACCGGTCGCTGGACGGCTACCGCTGGACCCTCTCCCGCGGCAGCGCCGTGTTCCCGGTGCGCGAGGGGCTGACCGTGGCGGGTCACGCCTATGTGGAGTGGCGGAGCCCCGGCAGCTATGTGCTGCCGGGGCTCCGCACCCTCACCGGCGGCTACCGCAGCCCGGGGATCGACCGCCAGAGCGATCGGCCCGCCCTGCGCCAGCCCGGTTCCCTGCCCTGA
- a CDS encoding TolC family protein, whose translation MFWATLLSAAGAAAVMAAEGPGSSRELLERRWRTLDSQLEELDQLLPAAPAVQPDPLREPGLRPWPGGLLQPNRPASAPLRPDEAVPAPALSLPGPEALERPVVRSLDLTQALSLAFANSAALQVQREEVAAQAAEVASASGRYWPRLSLAADAALLRRNPSLSASEANNDLGFGPLFDPELPIRPEATTAAIPGPFYVPAGGGVRFRETQSRFEAALQLDYDLVDFARTPRLRAARARLERSRQTYALSLRGLQLDVSEAFYALQRADQLVRLRQAVLRNDMVILADVLELERAGLVPRVDRLRRSAIEAADEERLIQALADRAVARRRLATTLNLPPDVIPTAAGPITLQSPWPLDLEASLLAAYENNPELEAVLATRRALALEQDVVAADTLPRLSLFAAAGVSGSSVANDDFEVEGGGCCGSSISPRLNRSSTDWSMGVAIHWLLFDAGRTANRAESLARREAAAGQRYAARRNALRLRLEQAFFEHQASLARVAAARRGVGASLEAFRDMSLRYRSGLSSEVDLSITQERLVSAIVQRLEATVSGNITYARLLRELLPVPRDPGALIEPTLELMGPSGAGAGPG comes from the coding sequence ATGTTCTGGGCGACGCTGCTGAGTGCCGCCGGAGCGGCCGCGGTGATGGCCGCAGAGGGCCCGGGGAGCAGCCGCGAGCTGCTGGAGCGTCGCTGGCGGACCCTGGACAGCCAGCTGGAGGAGCTTGATCAGCTGCTGCCGGCGGCGCCGGCCGTTCAGCCCGATCCGCTGCGGGAGCCCGGGCTGCGGCCATGGCCCGGCGGCCTGCTGCAACCCAACCGGCCGGCCTCCGCTCCGCTGCGGCCCGACGAGGCCGTTCCAGCTCCGGCCCTGAGCCTGCCGGGCCCCGAAGCGCTGGAGCGGCCTGTCGTCCGCTCACTGGACCTGACGCAGGCCCTGAGCCTGGCCTTCGCCAACAGCGCCGCCCTGCAGGTCCAGCGGGAGGAGGTGGCAGCCCAGGCAGCGGAGGTCGCCTCAGCCTCGGGTCGCTACTGGCCCCGTCTCAGCCTGGCGGCCGATGCAGCGCTGCTGCGGCGCAACCCCAGCCTCAGCGCCTCGGAGGCCAACAACGATCTGGGTTTCGGCCCTCTGTTCGATCCCGAGCTCCCGATCCGGCCGGAGGCCACCACGGCAGCGATTCCCGGGCCCTTCTACGTGCCGGCCGGAGGCGGGGTCCGCTTCCGGGAGACCCAGAGCCGATTCGAGGCGGCGCTGCAGCTCGATTACGACCTGGTGGATTTCGCCCGCACCCCCAGGCTGCGGGCCGCGCGGGCCCGGCTGGAGCGCAGCCGGCAGACCTACGCCCTCAGCCTCCGAGGGCTGCAGCTCGACGTGAGCGAGGCGTTCTATGCCCTCCAGCGCGCCGATCAGCTGGTGCGGCTGCGGCAGGCGGTGCTGCGCAACGACATGGTGATCCTGGCCGACGTGCTCGAGCTCGAGCGAGCCGGGCTGGTGCCGAGGGTGGACCGGCTGCGGCGCAGCGCCATCGAAGCGGCGGACGAGGAACGGCTGATCCAGGCCCTGGCGGACCGGGCCGTGGCGCGGCGCCGCCTGGCCACCACGCTGAACCTGCCGCCCGATGTGATCCCGACCGCCGCCGGACCGATCACCCTCCAGTCGCCCTGGCCGCTGGATCTGGAGGCCAGCCTGCTGGCGGCCTACGAGAACAATCCGGAACTGGAGGCCGTGCTGGCCACCCGGCGGGCCCTGGCCCTCGAGCAGGATGTGGTCGCGGCCGACACGCTGCCTCGCCTGAGCCTGTTCGCAGCGGCGGGCGTCAGCGGATCCAGCGTGGCCAACGACGATTTCGAGGTGGAGGGTGGCGGCTGCTGCGGCAGCAGCATCAGCCCCCGGCTGAACCGCAGCAGCACCGACTGGTCGATGGGCGTGGCCATCCACTGGCTGCTCTTCGATGCCGGCCGCACCGCCAACCGCGCGGAGTCGCTGGCACGCCGGGAAGCGGCCGCCGGGCAGCGCTACGCCGCCCGCCGCAACGCCCTGCGCCTGCGCCTCGAGCAGGCGTTCTTCGAGCACCAGGCCAGCCTGGCCCGCGTCGCGGCCGCCCGGCGCGGCGTGGGGGCCAGCCTGGAGGCCTTCCGCGACATGAGCCTGCGGTACCGCAGCGGTCTCAGCAGCGAGGTGGATCTCTCCATCACCCAGGAGCGGCTGGTGAGCGCCATCGTGCAGCGGCTCGAGGCCACCGTGAGCGGCAACATCACCTACGCCCGCCTGCTGCGAGAGCTGCTGCCGGTTCCGCGGGACCCCGGGGCGCTGATCGAGCCGACCCTGGAGCTCATGGGTCCCTCAGGGGCCGGAGCCGGGCCGGGCTGA
- a CDS encoding FUSC family protein, with amino-acid sequence MRARQPLTTRRELRLAVITGLGAGFAQLNPVPDAYYMPLAILAVLSGSYGGTLNIGMQRVLASGLGALIVVVFQRGLSLPLPLGMGMALATTRLLGAALGLQVGYKVAGNIVVMGWLVHSRDVLVWGPLRVVWTIVGVIAALLAVRLIWPDRAIPLLHGRLADLFRELARDLIEEAERLEGPAAATRRSSAWRRQRRSTLLGTLDRCRQALPDARRELGNRPEDHPLNRIWSRAELLASQLITALDGLRSLRPPGDPGEHADVAALHTAEAEVLRRGSDRLLELAGALGHAEPLRSIGPAGPPPPQSPAGATRSGLGRAIRQLDRQPPQDIPAPRWRQMARRAILCRQVEAAIQELLPALNLSRGAGVGAKPS; translated from the coding sequence ATGAGGGCCCGGCAGCCGCTGACGACACGGCGCGAGCTGCGTCTGGCGGTGATCACGGGCCTGGGCGCCGGCTTCGCACAGCTCAATCCGGTGCCGGACGCGTACTACATGCCCCTGGCGATCCTGGCGGTGCTCTCCGGGAGCTACGGCGGCACGCTCAACATCGGCATGCAGAGGGTGCTGGCGAGTGGCCTCGGTGCCCTGATCGTCGTGGTCTTCCAGAGAGGCCTGTCGCTGCCGCTGCCCCTGGGGATGGGGATGGCCCTGGCGACGACACGGCTGCTGGGGGCCGCCCTGGGGCTGCAGGTGGGGTACAAGGTGGCGGGCAACATCGTGGTGATGGGCTGGCTGGTCCATTCCCGCGATGTGCTCGTGTGGGGCCCGCTGCGGGTGGTCTGGACGATCGTCGGGGTGATCGCGGCGCTGCTGGCCGTGCGCCTGATCTGGCCCGACCGGGCCATTCCGCTCCTGCACGGGCGGCTGGCCGATCTGTTCAGAGAGCTGGCCCGCGACCTGATCGAGGAGGCGGAGCGGCTGGAAGGACCGGCCGCTGCCACCCGGCGGAGCAGCGCCTGGCGGCGGCAGCGCCGCAGCACCCTGCTGGGAACACTCGATCGCTGCCGGCAGGCCCTGCCGGATGCACGGCGGGAGCTGGGCAACCGCCCGGAGGATCACCCGCTGAACCGGATCTGGAGCCGGGCCGAGCTGCTGGCCTCCCAGCTGATCACCGCCCTCGACGGGCTGCGCAGCCTCAGGCCACCGGGCGATCCCGGAGAACACGCGGATGTGGCGGCGCTGCACACCGCGGAAGCCGAGGTGCTGCGGCGGGGCTCCGACCGGCTGCTGGAGCTGGCCGGAGCCCTGGGCCATGCGGAACCGCTCCGAAGCATCGGGCCGGCCGGGCCGCCGCCGCCCCAGAGCCCTGCCGGGGCGACGCGCTCCGGCCTCGGGCGGGCCATCCGGCAACTGGACCGGCAACCACCGCAGGACATCCCCGCACCGCGATGGCGCCAGATGGCACGGCGCGCCATCCTCTGCAGGCAGGTGGAGGCGGCGATCCAGGAGCTGCTGCCAGCCCTGAACCTGTCCAGGGGCGCTGGGGTCGGAGCGAAGCCGTCCTGA
- a CDS encoding aromatic acid exporter family protein produces the protein MAHEALRQSLRLGLSAAIACTLAIHWQRVDFVWYPLLAILFVIDDRDESTLRAARGRILGTITGGLVAFLVHTILVGWPGVLVSLLITIPLVRRLGWSPGLSTAAVIPVIFLSVEAYSALDWTYVFNRALDTAVGIAVALLVCRLLWPRNRLQQLCQLDAELHALLLQRRQRIADWLRRTGSPPEPIRPAQLTSRLLEAQRLLASEEASHGGPLSPARQERWPQRLLLWQVLIQRWMLCERLLERLGRQPSLQPLPGLAAALTGAADASAAMADLASRSPDLGPFLALSLEEELTRLLLLLRRQQRLESTLVAERRP, from the coding sequence ATGGCACACGAAGCCCTGCGGCAGAGCCTGAGGCTGGGATTGAGCGCCGCGATCGCCTGCACCCTGGCCATCCACTGGCAACGGGTCGATTTCGTCTGGTACCCGCTGCTGGCGATCCTCTTCGTGATCGACGACCGGGATGAATCGACCCTGAGAGCGGCGCGGGGCCGCATCCTCGGCACGATCACCGGCGGTCTGGTGGCCTTTCTCGTGCACACCATCCTCGTTGGATGGCCCGGTGTGCTCGTGAGTCTCCTGATCACCATCCCCCTGGTGCGGCGGCTGGGCTGGAGCCCGGGGCTCTCCACCGCGGCGGTGATTCCCGTGATCTTCCTCTCGGTGGAGGCCTACAGCGCCCTCGACTGGACCTACGTGTTCAACCGCGCCCTCGACACGGCCGTGGGCATCGCCGTGGCGCTGCTCGTGTGCCGGCTGCTCTGGCCCCGCAATCGTCTGCAGCAGCTGTGCCAGCTGGACGCCGAGCTTCACGCGCTCCTGCTGCAGCGGCGTCAGCGCATCGCCGACTGGCTGAGACGCACCGGCAGCCCGCCGGAGCCGATCCGGCCGGCACAACTGACCAGCCGCCTGCTCGAAGCGCAGAGGCTCCTGGCCAGCGAAGAGGCCAGCCATGGCGGGCCGCTCAGCCCCGCACGACAGGAGCGCTGGCCGCAGCGGCTGCTGCTGTGGCAGGTGCTGATCCAGCGCTGGATGCTGTGCGAGCGATTGCTGGAACGGCTCGGCCGCCAGCCCTCCCTGCAGCCGCTGCCCGGCCTCGCCGCCGCCCTGACCGGCGCCGCGGATGCATCGGCCGCGATGGCGGACCTCGCCTCCCGCAGCCCGGATCTGGGCCCCTTTCTGGCCCTCTCGCTCGAGGAGGAACTGACACGCCTGCTGCTCCTGCTGCGTCGTCAGCAGCGACTGGAATCAACGCTCGTGGCGGAGAGACGCCCATGA
- a CDS encoding LCP family protein produces MRVAVPLAIAAGLAGGLALARPLISLLSEAPLAAPEQGRPNLTAAINPFRNWMGQTGEVFLVLGTDASGTNTDVIVALQVNDGVTRAFQIPRDSYIESWGYGALKVNALYAYGGTEAVKSELSHLLGVTIDHHIVVDLDGIRSLSDLIGGVEVDVPKRLYYVDNSQDLLIDLQPGPQVLRGRDLEGFLRWRHDEEGDLGRLDRQQLVLHALVKKLTSPEIVLRLPVLLGAASQNIRTDLGPMELGGLITRIGTTELEAERLDARPFMLNNISYLETYWPDLSRWEPREREDDAFVF; encoded by the coding sequence ATGCGTGTCGCCGTCCCTCTGGCCATCGCAGCAGGCCTGGCCGGAGGCCTCGCGCTGGCCAGGCCCCTGATCTCCCTGTTGAGCGAAGCTCCCCTCGCGGCACCGGAACAGGGCCGGCCCAACCTCACAGCCGCGATCAATCCCTTCCGCAACTGGATGGGGCAGACGGGTGAGGTGTTCCTGGTGCTCGGCACCGATGCCAGCGGCACCAACACCGATGTGATCGTGGCGCTGCAGGTGAATGACGGCGTCACCCGGGCCTTCCAGATCCCCAGGGACAGTTACATCGAGAGCTGGGGGTATGGGGCCCTCAAGGTCAACGCCCTCTACGCCTACGGGGGAACCGAAGCGGTGAAGTCCGAGCTCTCCCACCTGCTCGGCGTCACGATCGATCACCACATCGTGGTGGACCTCGACGGCATCCGCTCCCTCAGCGATCTGATCGGCGGCGTGGAGGTGGACGTGCCCAAGCGTCTGTACTACGTCGACAACAGCCAGGATCTGCTGATCGACCTGCAGCCAGGTCCCCAGGTGCTGCGGGGCCGGGATCTGGAGGGATTCCTGCGCTGGCGCCACGACGAGGAGGGTGATCTGGGGCGGCTGGATCGTCAGCAGCTGGTGCTGCATGCCCTGGTCAAGAAACTCACATCTCCCGAGATCGTGCTGCGGCTGCCCGTGCTGCTGGGGGCCGCCAGCCAGAACATCCGAACCGACCTGGGTCCGATGGAGCTCGGCGGCCTGATCACCCGGATCGGCACCACCGAACTGGAGGCCGAGCGGCTGGACGCCAGGCCCTTCATGCTCAACAACATCAGCTATCTGGAGACCTATTGGCCGGATCTGAGCCGGTGGGAGCCGCGGGAGAGGGAGGACGACGCCTTCGTGTTCTGA